The following are encoded in a window of Caloenas nicobarica isolate bCalNic1 chromosome 32, bCalNic1.hap1, whole genome shotgun sequence genomic DNA:
- the LOC136000379 gene encoding RNA-binding protein 4B-like isoform X2 — protein MVKLFIGNLPREATEQEIRSLFEQYGKVLECDIIKNYGFVHIEDRLAAEDAIRNLHHHKLHGVCINVEASKNKSKASTKLHVGNISPACTNMELRAKFEEYGPVIECDIVKDYAFVHMERAEDAVEAIRGLDNTEFQARGPPAPPARSPRPPRGCADPACYRNNRRRRCRPPAASPR, from the exons ATGGTGAAGCTGTTCATCGGGAACCTGCCGCGCGAGGCGACGGAGCAGGAGATCCGCTCGCTGTTCGAGCAgtacgggaaggtgctggaGTGCGACATCATCAAGAACTACGGCTTCGTGCACATCGAGGACCGGCTGGCGGCCGAGGACGCCATCCGCAACCTGCACCACCACAAGCTGCACGGCGTGTGCATCAACGTGGAGGCCAGCAAGAACAAGAGCAAGGCCTCCACCAAGCTGCACGTGGGCAACATCAGCCCCGCCTGCACCAACATGGAGCTGCGCGCCAAGTTCGAGGAGTACGGCCCCGTCATCGAGTGCGACATCGTCAAGGATTACGCCTTCGTGCACATGGAGCGGGCGGAGGACGCAGTAGAGGCCATTCGCGGGCTGGACAACACCGAGTTCCAAG CTCGGGGACCaccggccccccccgcccggaGCCCCCGACCCCCGCGGGGCTGCGCCGACCCCGCTTGCTACCGGAACAACCGGAggcgccgctgccgcccccccgccgcctctCCCCGGTGA
- the LOC136000379 gene encoding RNA-binding protein 4-like isoform X1: MVKLFIGNLPREATEQEIRSLFEQYGKVLECDIIKNYGFVHIEDRLAAEDAIRNLHHHKLHGVCINVEASKNKSKASTKLHVGNISPACTNMELRAKFEEYGPVIECDIVKDYAFVHMERAEDAVEAIRGLDNTEFQGKRMRVQLSTSRLRTAPGMGDKSGCYRCGKEGHWSKECPVDRPGQVPDFAEAYTEQYGAVRTPYAAGYGDAVYYDEAYGGMADYYKRYRVRSYAAASAYDAYAEQTMAQYSQYAQYSQVQSSAVAASTAMAARIPTTLDAYDRALLPTPGAAAAVAAAATAAAAAASSSYYTRDRSPLRRAAAAAGTVGEAYTYERGQLSPVSSVARASLYDVQRFGRDPYGDRARYSAF, encoded by the exons ATGGTGAAGCTGTTCATCGGGAACCTGCCGCGCGAGGCGACGGAGCAGGAGATCCGCTCGCTGTTCGAGCAgtacgggaaggtgctggaGTGCGACATCATCAAGAACTACGGCTTCGTGCACATCGAGGACCGGCTGGCGGCCGAGGACGCCATCCGCAACCTGCACCACCACAAGCTGCACGGCGTGTGCATCAACGTGGAGGCCAGCAAGAACAAGAGCAAGGCCTCCACCAAGCTGCACGTGGGCAACATCAGCCCCGCCTGCACCAACATGGAGCTGCGCGCCAAGTTCGAGGAGTACGGCCCCGTCATCGAGTGCGACATCGTCAAGGATTACGCCTTCGTGCACATGGAGCGGGCGGAGGACGCAGTAGAGGCCATTCGCGGGCTGGACAACACCGAGTTCCAAG GCAAGCGGATGCGCGTGCAGTTGTCCACCAGCCGGCTGCGGACGGCGCCCGGGATGGGAGACAAGAGCGGCTGCTACCGGTGCGGCAAGGAGGGGCACTGGTCCAAGGAGTGCCCGGTCGACCGCCCGGGGCAGGTGCCGGACTTTGCTGAGGCCTATACCGAGCAGTACGGCGCCGTGCGCACCCCCTACGCCGCGGGCTACGGTGACGCCGTCTATTACGACGAGGCCTATGGTGGGATGGCCGACTACTACAAGCGCTACCGCGTCCGCTCCTACGCCGCGGCCTCGGCGTACGACGCCTACGCCGAGCAGACCATGGCCCAGTACTCCCAGTACGCCCAGTACTCTCAGGTCCAGTCCTCGGCCGTGGCCGCCAGCACCGCCATGGCTGCCCGCATCCCCACCACGCTCGACGCGTACGACCGAGCACTGCTGCCCACCCCGGGCGCCGCGGCTGccgtcgccgccgccgccactgctgccgcggccgccgcctcctcctcctatTACACGCGGGACCGGAGCCCCCTGCGCCGCGCGGCCGCCGCGGCCGGCACCGTGGGAGAGGCCTACACGTACGAGCGGGGGCAGCTGTCGCCGGTGTCCTCGGTGGCCCGCGCCTCGCTCTACGACGTGCAGCGGTTCGGGCGCGACCCGTACGGCGACCGGGCGCGGTACTCGGCGTTCTGA
- the RBM14 gene encoding RNA-binding protein 14 isoform X1 yields MRPRIKLFVGNVPEEATAEELSELFAGVAGPVLGIALMKQFAFVHLQDEAAASRAIAQLNGHQLHGRRIVVEPSRPRPTNTCKIFVGNVSAACTSGELRSLFQQYGTVVECDVVKDYAFVHMESEADAKVAIEQLNGKEVKGRRVNVELSTNAHKKGPAAPPAAVPDKSKRPGLEYREKFQPKLEPLDQQRRAPDAAFPAAAGYAAASSLYDYQQRFGGGAGKYEALEAPARPASPSYFSRDRSPLRRSPTRAGYATATLPVTAQPAAYRAQPSASLGAAYRAQPAASLGAAYRPQPSTGVAAAYRAQPSASLGSAYRAQPSAALGAAGAQPNANSLGSYGGQAAGAYSAQPGTAQLSGYGVQSAALASSYGAQTASGYSSYGAQATAAAYGTGTAGYSAQAVATHVASYSAQAATAGHATGYGAQPVDGHAASYGAQPSAALSASYGAVAVHATSYGAQAVTGHAATAAYQPVAGHSASYGAQPAAALSAGYGAQPGYGAQPAANLPASYGSQSAAAALSVTFGAQAASSLAMSYSSQAAAASYKAPASAPLTAAYRAQASGSAAASYPAQQPSSAALAYRSQPGSAYDGPSQLGQQAASYLGLPPAAAALPYERTRLSPPRSAAYDDPYKKSSALAKRYGSERRLSDLSDYRRLADSPLAYRRSPTKSPLDYRRLPEPHADYSRYSGGYGDYLPATRVPSGYQRRL; encoded by the exons ATGCGGCCCCGCATCAAACTCTTCGTGGGCAACGTGCCCGAGGAAGCCACGGCCGAGGAGCTGAGCGAGCTGTTCGCCGGCGTGGCCGGGCCGGTGCTGGGGATCGCCCTCATGAAGCAGTTCGCCTTCGTGCACCTGCAGGACGAGGCCGCGGCCTCCCGGGCCATCGCGCAGCTCAACGGGCACCAGCTGCACGGCCGGCGCATCGTGGTGGAGCCGTCCCGCCCCCGGCCCACCAACACCTGCAAGATTTTTGTGGGGAACGTGTCGGCCGCCTGCACCAGCGGGGAGCTGCGCTCGCTGTTCCAGCAGTACGGCACCGTGGTGGAGTGCGACGTGGTCAAAG ACTACGCCTTTGTGCACATGGAGAGTGAAGCCGACGCCAAAGTGGCCATCGAGCAGCTGAACGGGAAGGAGGTGAAGGGGCGGCGGGTGAACGTGGAGCTCTCCACCAACGCGCACAAGAAGGGCCCGGCTGCGCCGCCCGCCGCGGTGCCAGACAAGAGCAAGCGCCCGGGGCTGGAGTACCGCGAGAAGTTCCAGCCCAAGCTCGAGCCGCTGGACCAGCAGCGCCGCGCGCCCGACGCCGCCTTCCCCGCGGCTGCCGGCTACGCCGCCGCCTCCTCGCTGTACGATTACCAGCAGCGCTTCGGCGGCGGCGCTGGCAAGTACGAGGCCCTGGAggcgccggcccggcccgcatCCCCCTCCTACTTCAGCAGGGACCGCAGCCCCCTGCGGCGCTCCCCGACCCGTGCCGGCTACGCCACGGCCACGCTCCCGGTGACGGCACAGCCAGCCGCCTACCGTGCCCAGCCCTCGGCATCGCTGGGGGCTGCCTACCGTGCCCAGCCCGCCGCGTCCCTTGGCGCGGCGTACCGCCCGCAGCCCAGCACCGGTGTGGCCGCTGCTTACCGCGCCCAGCCCTCCGCCTCGCTGGGCAGCGCCTACCGTGCCCAGCCCTCGGCGGCCCTTGGTGCCGCCGGCGCGCAGCCCAACGCCAACTCGCTGGGCTCCTACGGCGGCCAGGCCGCTGGCGCCTACAGCGCGCAGCCCGGCACCGCCCAGCTCTCCGGGTACGGTGTGCAGTCCGCCGCGCTGGCCTCCTCCTACGGGGCACAAACCGCCTCCGGCTACTCCTCCTATGGTGCCCAGGCCACCGCCGCCGCCTATGGCACCGGCACCGCCGGCTACAGTGCCCAGGCCGTGGCCACGCACGTGGCATCCTACAGTGCCCAGGCGGCCACCGCCGGCCATGCCACCGGCTACGGCGCGCAGCCCGTGGATGGCCATGCTGCCTCCTACGGTGCCCAGCCCAGCGCCGCGCTCTCCGCCTCCTACGGAGCCGTGGCCGTGCACGCCACCTCCTACGGCGCCCAGGCTGTCACTGGCCACGCCGCCACTGCCGCCTACCAGCCCGTGGCCGGGCACTCTGCCTCCTATGGTGCCCAGCCAGCCGCCGCGCTCTCTGCCGGCTACGGCGCCCAGCCTGGCTACGGCGCCCAGCCCGCCGCCAACCTGCCGGCGTCCTACGGCAGCCAgtcggccgccgccgcgctctCGGTCACCTTCGGCGCCCAGGCCGCCTCCTCGCTGGCCATGTCCTACAGCAGCCAGGCCGCTGCCGCCTCCTACAAGGCGCCGGCGTCCGCCCCGCTGACGGCTGCGTACCGGGCCCAGGCCTCCGGCTCGGCCGCGGCGTCCTACCCGGCGCAGCAGCCGTCCTCCGCCGCGCTGGCGTACCGGAGCCAGCCCGGCAGTGCCTACGACGGGCCCAgccagctggggcagcaggCGGCTTCGTACCTGGGGCTGCCGCCGGCCGCCGCTGCGCTGCCCTATGAGCGCACCCGCCTCTCGCCGCCTCGCAGCGCCGCCTACGACGACCCGTACAAAAAATCCTCCGCCCTGGCCAAAAG GTACGGCTCCGAGCGCCGTCTGTCTGACCTCTCGGATTACCGGCGCTTAGCGGACTCGCCACTGGCGTACCGCCGCTCGCCCACCAAGTCCCCACTGGATTACCGCCGCCTCCCGGAGCCGCACGCTGATTACAGCCGCTACTCGGGCGGCTACGGCGACTACCTGCCCGCCACCCGCGTGCCCTCGGGCTACCAGCGCCGCCTCTGA
- the CCS gene encoding copper chaperone for superoxide dismutase: protein MAQAALGGSSCRLEFAVQMRCQACADAVRAALEGVPDVRLLELRLPAQTVLVETTAPAERVRRLLEDSGRPAVLRGMGGSPAGESRGDDVPGDVPAAVAALAGAARGLVRFLQLSPDRCLVDGAIEGLPPGPHGLHVHEFGDLSDPCDSCGGHFNPDGECHGGPQDEHRHAGDLGNIWADAEGRATFRMEDSRLRVGDIIGRSVVVAAGEDDLGRGCHPLSRVTGNSGPGLACGVVARAAGLFQNPKRICSCDGRTLWEERDLARATPGPTATPGVSPGPAAAPSPHL, encoded by the exons ATGGCGCAGGCGGCGCTCGGCGGGAGCAGCTGCCGG CTGGAGTTCGCGGTGCAGATGCGGTGCCAGGCCTGCGCGGACGCCGTGCGGGCGGCGCTGGAGGGTGTCCCCG ACGtgcggctgctggagctgcggcTGCCGGCGCAGACGGTGCTGGTGGAGACGACGGCGCCGGCCGAGCGGGTGCGGCGGCTGCTGGAGGATTCGgggcgcccggcagtgctgcggGGGATGGGGGGCTCCCCGGCTGGTGAGTCGAGGGGGGACGATGTCCCCGGCGATGTCCCCGCGGCGGTGGCGGCGCTGGCGGGGGCGGCGCGCGGGCTGGTGCGGTTCCTGCAGCTCTCGCCCGACCGCTGCCTGGTGGACGGGGCCATCGAGGGGCTCCCCCCGGGCCCCCACGGGCTCCACGTCCACGAGTTCGGGGACCTCTCGGACCCCTGTGACAG CTGCGGCGGCCACTTCAACCCGGACGGCGAGTGTCACGGGGGACCCCAGGACGAGCACCGG CATGCAGGGGATTTGGGGAACATCTGGGCAGATGCTGAGGGCAGAGCCACCTTCCGCATGGAGGATTCGCGCCTGAGG GTCGGGGACATCATCGGGCGCTCGGTGGTGGTGGCCGCGGGCGAGGACGACCTGGGCCGGGGCTGCCACCCGCTGTCCCGGGTGACGGGGAACTCGGGGCCAGG gctGGCCTGCGGGGTGGTGGCCCGTGCGGCTGGGCTGTTCCAGAACCCCAAGCGGATCTGCTCCTGCGACGGCCGCACGCTCTGGGAGGAGCGGGACCTCGCCAGGGCGACCCCCGGCCCCACGGCGACCCCCGGCGTgtcccccggccccgcagcggcCCCATCTCCCCATCTCTAG
- the LOC136000379 gene encoding RNA-binding protein 4B-like isoform X3, translated as MVKLFIGNLPREATEQEIRSLFEQYGKVLECDIIKNYGFVHIEDRLAAEDAIRNLHHHKLHGVCINVEASKNKSKASTKLHVGNISPACTNMELRAKFEEYGPVIECDIVKDYAFVHMERAEDAVEAIRGLDNTEFQARPLAGGSRQRRPDPCADGRRARGCPPPL; from the exons ATGGTGAAGCTGTTCATCGGGAACCTGCCGCGCGAGGCGACGGAGCAGGAGATCCGCTCGCTGTTCGAGCAgtacgggaaggtgctggaGTGCGACATCATCAAGAACTACGGCTTCGTGCACATCGAGGACCGGCTGGCGGCCGAGGACGCCATCCGCAACCTGCACCACCACAAGCTGCACGGCGTGTGCATCAACGTGGAGGCCAGCAAGAACAAGAGCAAGGCCTCCACCAAGCTGCACGTGGGCAACATCAGCCCCGCCTGCACCAACATGGAGCTGCGCGCCAAGTTCGAGGAGTACGGCCCCGTCATCGAGTGCGACATCGTCAAGGATTACGCCTTCGTGCACATGGAGCGGGCGGAGGACGCAGTAGAGGCCATTCGCGGGCTGGACAACACCGAGTTCCAAG CACGGCCGCTCGCAGGAGGATCCCGCCAGCGACGTCCCGACCCTTGTGCCGACGGCCGCCgcgcccggggctgccccccgCCCTTGTAG
- the RBM14 gene encoding RNA-binding protein 14 isoform X2: MRPRIKLFVGNVPEEATAEELSELFAGVAGPVLGIALMKQFAFVHLQDEAAASRAIAQLNGHQLHGRRIVVEPSRPRPTNTCKIFVGNVSAACTSGELRSLFQQYGTVVECDVVKGTAPSAVCLTSRITGA; encoded by the exons ATGCGGCCCCGCATCAAACTCTTCGTGGGCAACGTGCCCGAGGAAGCCACGGCCGAGGAGCTGAGCGAGCTGTTCGCCGGCGTGGCCGGGCCGGTGCTGGGGATCGCCCTCATGAAGCAGTTCGCCTTCGTGCACCTGCAGGACGAGGCCGCGGCCTCCCGGGCCATCGCGCAGCTCAACGGGCACCAGCTGCACGGCCGGCGCATCGTGGTGGAGCCGTCCCGCCCCCGGCCCACCAACACCTGCAAGATTTTTGTGGGGAACGTGTCGGCCGCCTGCACCAGCGGGGAGCTGCGCTCGCTGTTCCAGCAGTACGGCACCGTGGTGGAGTGCGACGTGGTCAAAG GTACGGCTCCGAGCGCCGTCTGTCTGACCTCTCGGATTACCGGCGCTTAG
- the LOC136000379 gene encoding RNA-binding protein 4B-like isoform X4: MVKLFIGNLPREATEQEIRSLFEQYGKVLECDIIKNYGFVHIEDRLAAEDAIRNLHHHKLHGVCINVEASKNKSKASTKLHVGNISPACTNMELRAKFEEYGPVIECDIVKDYAFVHMERAEDAVEAIRGLDNTEFQGGSRQRRPDPCADGRRARGCPPPL, from the exons ATGGTGAAGCTGTTCATCGGGAACCTGCCGCGCGAGGCGACGGAGCAGGAGATCCGCTCGCTGTTCGAGCAgtacgggaaggtgctggaGTGCGACATCATCAAGAACTACGGCTTCGTGCACATCGAGGACCGGCTGGCGGCCGAGGACGCCATCCGCAACCTGCACCACCACAAGCTGCACGGCGTGTGCATCAACGTGGAGGCCAGCAAGAACAAGAGCAAGGCCTCCACCAAGCTGCACGTGGGCAACATCAGCCCCGCCTGCACCAACATGGAGCTGCGCGCCAAGTTCGAGGAGTACGGCCCCGTCATCGAGTGCGACATCGTCAAGGATTACGCCTTCGTGCACATGGAGCGGGCGGAGGACGCAGTAGAGGCCATTCGCGGGCTGGACAACACCGAGTTCCAAG GAGGATCCCGCCAGCGACGTCCCGACCCTTGTGCCGACGGCCGCCgcgcccggggctgccccccgCCCTTGTAG